The genome window TGGTATATGCCATATTGTAGGCATGCTCTTCTTATTTTTCTTCATAGGTCAATTATTGACTAACTGATCTAGATCGTTTTCGGTTCAGAAATTTAGGCGAAATTGTTAATTTTAGGATAGGCTCTAAAGTATTTGTCTGATCTTCGTGAAAACACTTACCCATTCATGCCATTTTAGCTTACCAGTTTGTGTGTTCTGCCTACTAGGATGATAAGATGCTACAAGTTTCACGTCGTTTAGATCGTACAATGCACCATGAACAAACTTCAATCCCTTTATGTTAAACATAGATATGTAAGTTTTGAATGCTAACGTCCCAAGCGTCAGTACCACCCTGACATTTTTTAATAGCTTCAACTCTTCAGATAAATAAAGTGAACAGTTTTCAATCTCTTGTTTAGTGGGTTTGTTTGCTGGTGGTGCACATCTTATTATTGCAGTTATGTACGCGTTCCTTAACTGCAAACCATCGTCTTTTTTCACACTAACCGGCTGATTTGCATAGCCGTACTCATAAAGTGCTTTTACCAACCAATCACCAGAACAATCACCTGTAAACATTCTACCCGTTCTGTTGCCACCATGTGCTGCTGGTGCCAGACCTATTACCAAAAGGCCCGCGTCTGGATCGCCAAAACCTGTAAGCGGTCGGCCCCAGTATTCCCAGTCATTGAACCTTTTTACCTTCTCCTTCGCAACCTTTCTAACATAATTAGCAAGTCTAGGACATTTTTTGCAATTAACTATTCTTGCGTTCAGTTTATCAAACTCATCCATTAGACGCTAGATAAAAATAGGTATTATTTGTAGATGACGCATGTCGGATATTAACTCTGGGGAAATTGCAAATAGAGATTTTATCGTGGGATTGATGTGCACGGAATTTGGTTTCAGACCTAATGTAATGATACAAGAACTTAATATGAATGTTTCATGTTATAGATCTAGGGACAGGACGATCGTAGAGGTATTGGATTCCAGCATGAGCTTTGAATTTCCGTACGATGTTCTGGATAAAATGTGCAAAAGGTATAGGTACAGAATGCTGATAGTGAGAATACTTGCTGCAACAGGCGTTGCCATACCAACGGATTATCTAGAAGGGTATGGTTTGAAGACGGTTGATCTGCCTATAGTAATGAGCGAGGACGCTTTAACGGCATACAGAAATTATCTTACAAATTACCTAAAATCCACCGCGTGATCTGTTCCTAAATCAAGATAACGACCGACCTAAATTATCTTCATGTTATGACAGTTCGTTACAGAGATAATTTACCGAGAATTACTTGGTACCTGAATTTTAAGGATGTTGTATGAACGTTCGTCTTAAAGAAACAAATTATTTATTATAATCAGATAAAGCCAAGAATAAATGGATATCAACTATTAACAGATCGTACGTGCCTTTACAAGGTAATCTGCAAGCTCTGTTGATTTTATACGTATCTGCTGCATGCTGTCCCTCTCTCGCACTGTAATGGTATCATCCTCCAGTGTCTGTCTATCAACTGTAACACCAAACGGCACGCCACTCTCATCCAGCCTTCTATATCTTCTTCCTATTGAACCAGATTCATCGTATATAGCATCGAAGTTCTTTTTTATACTTGAAAATATACTTCGCGCCCTTTCAGCCAGTCCATCCTTTGTAACCAAGGGGAATATTCCAACATCTATTGGAGCTAGATACGGTTTGAGTTTTAAAAGTGATCTATCGTTAGGCTTATCTTCCACAAGGGAGTGTTCAAGTATGCAGTAAAGGCTCCTATCTATACCCATGGAAAGTTCAAACACGTGCGGCAAAACCTTGCCATCAACATCAAGCACCTCCATGTTCTGCTTGCTCACCTTTGCATGTCCTCCTAGATCATAATCAGATCTGTAATTACATGCAACAAGCTCAAGCCAGCCGGTGGTTGTTTCAACTTCAAAGTCAAATGCTGTAGTGGCATAGAAAGCCTTTTCGTCATCTCCAAGCTTTCTAAATCTTGTTCTTTTCATATCGATGCCAGTTTTGGAATAAAAATCGCTAAGCAATGCGAGGTAGTAAGCTATAAGCCTGTTCGGTATCACACCCTTACTGACAGTCTCCTCACATGTAAATTCCTGTGCTGATTTTCCGTCATATATCATTAAGACTGTATTCTTAACCTCGTTAAACTTATCCAGATCGTCAAGCCTTCGGGGATTGCAGAAGACTTCGATCTCAGCCTGATAGAATTCTCTTAAACGCAATAAACTCTGCCTAGGTGCAATTTCATTTCTGAAACTTTTTCCTACCTGTGCTATCCCCAGTGGCAACTTGCCACGCATCACCTTGAATATCCTAGGAAAGTCAACGAAGATGGTCTGACATGTTTCAGGTCTAAGGTATGCTTCTTCAGCATTTGGACCTATGAATACCTTGAACATCATATTAAACCTGCTAACTTTCCCCAGATTACCGTTACATTTGCTGCACTTCAATCCATGTTCGGCTATCAATGAGTCCATGTCAGAATCGCTCATCCTTTCGGGAACATTCTCGCCTATCTTTTCGGTAACAAATCTATCGGCTCTATATATAGAGCCGCATCTTGTACATTTCACAATTGGATCGTTGAAGCTGTTCAGATGACCAGAAGCGATGAATACACTTTTGCTCATTATCTGTGAACCATCGATCTCTAGCATCCCGTCCCTTCTTACGAGTTCTCTCCTCCACAGGTCTACGAACCTGTTCTTGAAACCAACGCCCAAGGGACCGTATTCCCAGAAACCTGCCTGCGCATCTGGATATATTTCACAACTGGGAAAGTAAAAACCCCTTTCTAGTGCGAGTTTGATGACATCGTCGTAATTCATACCTACCGCATGCATGCTGTCTAGGCTCTTAAATTCATTTGGCACAAATGGAATGTTAAACGCCGTCAAGCTTGCACTTATTACAACAAATGTGATACTACACCTAATATTTAGATAGTTTTGAGAATCTAATGATGATTTCCATAAAAAATTGCTATAGTTAAATTTATTAATACAGCGAACCGAGAAACAATCGCAAAAGATAATGGGAACTTTGGATCTTGAGGAAAGGAAGAGGTTCCTCGAGTTTGTTAAGAACGAAGCGATTGACCTCCCCGATTATGAGGTTGTGGATGTCAAGGAGCCTAAACTATACAGGGAGATCTTTCCGTTCAAGGGCGCCCCTAAGGCCGTATTTGATGGCGTCGTAATCAACACGAATATACCCAGTACGTTAATGATATCAGATACCACATTTAGAGACGGGCAGCAGTCAAGGGAGCCTTATTCTGTTGAGCAAATTACAAATTTGTTCATGTTGTTGCATAACCTAGGTGGACAAAATGGCAAGATAAACTATACTGAATTCTTTCCCTATACGAAGAAAGATAGGGAAGCTATAAGGAGGTGTAAAGAATTTGGTTATCAATTTCCCAGAATAACTGGGTGGATAAGGGCCACAAAAGAAGATCTTAGGTATATTAAGGAATTGAAATTGGAAGAAACGGGTATACTTGCTTCCATAAGTGACTACCATATTTTCTATAAATTCAAGAGTAAGAGCAGGTCAGAAGTGGTTCAGACTTATCTTGATGTTACCGAAGAGGCGTTGAAGAACGGGATTGCTGTTAGACTGCATATAGAGGATGTTACTAGAGCTGACATTTTTGGAACGGTTGTTCCACTTGTTAAGAAGGCAATGAAACTTGCAGAGAAGTATCACTTGCCTGTGAAGATAAGATGTCCTGATACGTTAGGTGTTGGATTGCCGTGGCCTGAAGCTGCGTTGCCTAGGGGAATCCCGAAACTCTTCTGGTTGTTAAATAAGGCATTGGGTGTACCATCGGAATGGCTTGAGTTTCATGGCCAGAATGATTTCCATCTGGGTGTTGCGAATGCTACATCAGCATGGCTTTACGGTGCGTCATTGAACAACTGTACGTTGTTAGGTATAGGTGAAAGGGCAGGTAACATTCCTCTAGAAGCAATGATCTTTGTGTACTCAATGATCAAGGGCAATTTTGATGGCATCAATACAAGGGTACTGCGATATATTACTGAATATTACGAAAAGGAACTGAATTACAAGCTACCGGATTACTACCCAATTATAGGGAAGAACTTTAACGTTACAAGGGCTGGCATACATGCCGATGGACTGCTGAAGAACTTGGAGATGTACTTACCATTCGATACGGAAGAGCTTCTGGACATGCCGCCGAGGGTTATGGTATCTGAACACTCTGGCCTTGCAGGAATTGCATTCTGGATAAACTCTTTCTTCAGGCTGAAAGGAGAGGAGAAGATAAGTAAGGACGATCCGGCATTGAAGAACATTCAGGAGGAAGTTATCAAACAGTATCAAGAGGGGAGGGTTACGGCAATGCTTGATGAAGAGGTTATCGCACTTGTAAAGAGGTACCTGCCGAGCATCTGGGAAAAGTACGGTGATAGAGTTAGTGACAGTTCGACTCTAGACGACTAGCTCTCTAACCTTCCTCAAATTCCCGCTGTCATCTCTTCTACCATCTACTGGTGTTTCCAGTATCAGTGGGCGCTTTCTTATCTCGTCATTAGCAAG of Nitrososphaerales archaeon contains these proteins:
- a CDS encoding uracil-DNA glycosylase, with translation MDEFDKLNARIVNCKKCPRLANYVRKVAKEKVKRFNDWEYWGRPLTGFGDPDAGLLVIGLAPAAHGGNRTGRMFTGDCSGDWLVKALYEYGYANQPVSVKKDDGLQLRNAYITAIIRCAPPANKPTKQEIENCSLYLSEELKLLKNVRVVLTLGTLAFKTYISMFNIKGLKFVHGALYDLNDVKLVASYHPSRQNTQTGKLKWHEWVSVFTKIRQIL
- a CDS encoding glycine--tRNA ligase; protein product: MTAFNIPFVPNEFKSLDSMHAVGMNYDDVIKLALERGFYFPSCEIYPDAQAGFWEYGPLGVGFKNRFVDLWRRELVRRDGMLEIDGSQIMSKSVFIASGHLNSFNDPIVKCTRCGSIYRADRFVTEKIGENVPERMSDSDMDSLIAEHGLKCSKCNGNLGKVSRFNMMFKVFIGPNAEEAYLRPETCQTIFVDFPRIFKVMRGKLPLGIAQVGKSFRNEIAPRQSLLRLREFYQAEIEVFCNPRRLDDLDKFNEVKNTVLMIYDGKSAQEFTCEETVSKGVIPNRLIAYYLALLSDFYSKTGIDMKRTRFRKLGDDEKAFYATTAFDFEVETTTGWLELVACNYRSDYDLGGHAKVSKQNMEVLDVDGKVLPHVFELSMGIDRSLYCILEHSLVEDKPNDRSLLKLKPYLAPIDVGIFPLVTKDGLAERARSIFSSIKKNFDAIYDESGSIGRRYRRLDESGVPFGVTVDRQTLEDDTITVRERDSMQQIRIKSTELADYLVKARTIC